The following are from one region of the uncultured Desulfovibrio sp. genome:
- a CDS encoding outer membrane homotrimeric porin, translated as MSSRERNGLNRFKKVCMVTLLAAGMLMGVAGGAKAIDFKAKGEWLVGFGVGEGVLTKNTRDTDGAKSKTNTDDQFGASQRIRLQLDAVASEALSGTVYFEIGDQQWGKSGDGAALGADGNNQVKVKNAYIDWVIPQTDARVRMGLQAAAMPNVAGGSAIMDCDVAALTANYKFNENVGLTFMWARPVNDNFNGAFVDGNSRSSTEKTNYLDNLDLFMLSAPLTFDGVNVTPWAMYGMRGKNSLRGLDDETYGSPWETSDGKLGLTIPGTNPGFNYANGLNPLNSSSTNKQYGSMFWAGLPVAITMFDPLNIEFDINYGYSEAMGRYDVLKRGVESVRASTERQGWLAKALVEYKLDWGVPGIFGWYASGDDGNVKNGSERMPSIAGAGNFTSFVGDGNLSWSPVANGCDWSMSYAGTWGIGAQLKDMSFIENISHTFRLAYWGGTNATSMVKYMKDASSWQAGYGGDGPYLTTNDGLLEFNLVNTWQAYENLSVNLELGYVANMIDKDTWKKAGYNNGAGNGSFDKQDAWKAQVVFQYSF; from the coding sequence ATGAGTTCACGAGAAAGGAATGGTCTGAACCGCTTCAAAAAAGTGTGCATGGTCACACTGCTTGCAGCAGGCATGCTGATGGGCGTGGCCGGGGGGGCCAAGGCCATTGACTTCAAGGCCAAGGGCGAATGGCTGGTTGGTTTTGGCGTGGGCGAAGGCGTCCTCACCAAGAACACCCGAGACACTGACGGAGCCAAGTCCAAAACCAATACCGATGATCAGTTTGGCGCTTCCCAGCGCATTCGCCTCCAGTTGGACGCCGTGGCCTCCGAGGCCCTGTCCGGCACGGTGTACTTTGAAATCGGCGATCAGCAGTGGGGCAAATCGGGCGATGGCGCAGCTCTTGGCGCTGACGGGAACAACCAGGTCAAGGTTAAAAACGCCTACATCGACTGGGTGATCCCCCAGACTGACGCCCGCGTGCGCATGGGCCTCCAGGCAGCCGCAATGCCCAACGTGGCTGGCGGCTCCGCCATTATGGACTGCGATGTCGCGGCCCTGACCGCCAACTACAAGTTCAACGAAAACGTGGGTCTCACCTTTATGTGGGCGCGCCCGGTCAACGACAACTTTAATGGCGCGTTTGTTGACGGCAATAGCCGCTCCAGCACGGAAAAGACCAACTACCTCGACAACCTTGATCTGTTCATGCTCTCCGCGCCCCTGACCTTTGACGGCGTCAACGTCACCCCCTGGGCCATGTACGGCATGCGCGGCAAAAACTCCCTGCGCGGCCTGGATGACGAAACCTACGGTTCGCCCTGGGAAACCAGCGACGGCAAACTTGGCCTCACCATTCCCGGCACCAACCCCGGCTTCAACTACGCCAACGGCCTGAACCCCCTCAACTCCTCCAGCACCAACAAGCAATACGGCTCCATGTTCTGGGCGGGTCTGCCGGTGGCCATCACCATGTTCGACCCCCTGAACATCGAATTCGACATCAACTACGGCTACTCCGAAGCCATGGGCCGCTACGATGTGCTCAAGCGCGGCGTGGAAAGCGTGCGCGCCAGCACCGAGCGTCAGGGCTGGCTGGCAAAAGCCCTTGTTGAATACAAGCTGGACTGGGGCGTTCCCGGCATCTTTGGCTGGTACGCCAGCGGTGACGACGGCAACGTGAAAAACGGCTCCGAGCGCATGCCTTCCATTGCTGGCGCGGGCAACTTCACCTCCTTTGTCGGCGACGGCAACCTTTCGTGGAGCCCGGTTGCCAATGGTTGCGACTGGAGCATGAGCTATGCCGGCACCTGGGGCATCGGCGCACAGCTGAAAGACATGAGCTTTATTGAAAACATTTCCCACACCTTCCGCCTGGCATACTGGGGCGGCACCAACGCCACCTCCATGGTCAAGTACATGAAGGATGCCTCCTCCTGGCAGGCTGGCTACGGCGGCGACGGTCCCTATCTGACCACCAACGACGGCCTGCTGGAATTCAACCTCGTCAATACGTGGCAGGCCTACGAAAACCTGAGTGTGAATCTGGAACTCGGCTACGTTGCCAACATGATCGACAAGGACACATGGAAAAAGGCCGGTTACAATAACGGCGCTGGCAACGGCAGCTTTGACAAGCAGGACGCCTGGAAAGCCCAGGTTGTCTTCCAGTACAGCTTCTAA
- a CDS encoding thiosulfate sulfurtransferase GlpE — protein sequence MNATITPQELQGMLAANTATVCDVRRRADYEADPRTIPGAAWHDPEQVDVWAAQLPRDKPVAIYCVRGGSVSKSVQAALGQKGFEVQYVEGGLAAWDEAHK from the coding sequence ATGAACGCAACCATTACACCGCAAGAACTCCAGGGCATGCTGGCCGCCAATACCGCGACAGTCTGCGATGTGCGCAGGCGGGCTGATTATGAGGCTGACCCACGCACAATCCCCGGCGCTGCATGGCATGACCCGGAGCAGGTGGACGTGTGGGCGGCGCAGTTGCCCAGGGACAAGCCAGTAGCCATCTATTGCGTGCGTGGCGGCTCTGTAAGCAAGTCAGTTCAGGCGGCTTTGGGGCAGAAAGGTTTTGAGGTGCAGTATGTGGAGGGCGGGCTTGCCGCATGGGATGAAGCCCATAAGTAG
- the chrA gene encoding chromate efflux transporter, with product MNESNAKPQVTLREAFLYWFKLGFINFGGPAGQIAMMHKNLVDGREWISEKVFLRALNFCMLLPGPEAHQLAVYIGWRLNGYWGGTIAGLCFLFPSVILMLFLSWLAAAQGQVPFVAGIFHGIAAAVVAIVIEALIRLSKKSLKHPALYAFAGGSFVLGQFFGVSFPAIVLLAGVAGVILGKLRPDIFCQKKPGTNECLIEGPESFTNLPPLTHLFKVVGIFAAIWMAVILPVFAWRGMGDILSQISIFFSKAPFVTFGGAYAVLAYIIEHAVNLGWLTEKEMLLGLGLAETTPGPLIMVTQFVGFITAWNQPGGLTPMTAGILGGLLTTFTTFLPSFMFIFAGAPYIEAITANKKLNAALTGISGAVVGVVLKIGVFFAWNTFFPATGFDLFAVTVALVSLVALVRFKLSMHALVGLSGLAGLVWQMV from the coding sequence ATGAATGAAAGCAACGCAAAGCCTCAGGTTACCTTGCGGGAAGCATTCCTTTACTGGTTCAAGCTCGGCTTCATCAATTTTGGCGGGCCTGCCGGGCAGATCGCCATGATGCACAAGAATCTGGTGGATGGCAGGGAGTGGATCAGCGAAAAGGTTTTTCTGCGGGCGCTCAATTTCTGTATGCTGTTGCCGGGGCCGGAAGCGCATCAACTGGCTGTGTACATAGGCTGGCGGCTCAACGGCTACTGGGGCGGAACCATTGCCGGTCTGTGTTTTTTGTTCCCCTCGGTTATTCTGATGTTGTTCCTTTCATGGCTGGCTGCCGCCCAGGGGCAGGTTCCCTTTGTGGCCGGAATTTTTCACGGAATCGCCGCCGCCGTTGTGGCCATTGTTATTGAAGCGCTTATCCGGCTTTCAAAAAAATCGCTCAAACATCCTGCCCTGTATGCTTTTGCGGGCGGCTCGTTTGTACTGGGGCAGTTCTTTGGCGTGTCCTTTCCGGCGATTGTTTTGTTGGCTGGTGTGGCGGGTGTCATTCTTGGCAAACTGCGCCCAGACATCTTTTGCCAGAAAAAGCCGGGAACCAATGAATGCCTGATTGAGGGGCCAGAATCCTTCACCAATCTGCCGCCGCTGACGCACCTTTTCAAGGTGGTGGGGATATTCGCCGCGATCTGGATGGCTGTGATTCTGCCCGTTTTCGCATGGCGAGGCATGGGCGACATACTTTCCCAGATATCCATTTTTTTCAGCAAAGCGCCCTTTGTGACCTTTGGCGGCGCATATGCCGTGCTTGCCTATATTATAGAGCATGCAGTGAACCTTGGCTGGCTGACGGAAAAGGAAATGCTGCTGGGCCTTGGCCTGGCGGAAACGACCCCCGGCCCGCTGATTATGGTAACGCAGTTTGTGGGCTTCATCACCGCCTGGAACCAGCCCGGCGGCCTGACGCCCATGACGGCGGGCATTCTGGGCGGCCTGCTCACCACCTTCACCACGTTTTTGCCGAGTTTCATGTTCATCTTTGCCGGTGCGCCCTACATTGAGGCCATTACGGCCAACAAAAAACTCAATGCCGCACTTACGGGCATATCCGGCGCGGTGGTCGGCGTGGTGCTCAAGATCGGCGTATTCTTTGCCTGGAACACATTTTTCCCGGCTACGGGATTTGATTTATTTGCCGTGACTGTTGCGCTGGTGTCGCTGGTGGCTCTGGTGCGCTTTAAGCTCTCCATGCATGCGCTGGTAGGCTTGAGCGGGCTTGCCGGGCTGGTCTGGCAGATGGTCTGA
- a CDS encoding MFS transporter, whose product MRDFTSLCTVGFLARFSYALVRNPMLPLFALFLGAGPEAVGLAVGISTVTGILFKLPAGALSDVVGRRRTMLAGLVVFGLMPFAYFFIDSYRALIVVRFLHGLATAIYGPVAMAVVAEVAGSRRGELLSWFSSVGIIGTLLGAPIGGLILDVSASGGPVLWQFRMVFALSAVSGMAALLLGLKTLGRDAPSETEPAAGSGLQRFRQGTAEVLSDRRLVTASAVEGVQNMGMGALEAFLPIYAVTVVGLSEFQAGLLWGVQIFVTMLSKPLLGKMSDSRGRRGLIVVGLILCGGALGAIPFLHAFLSLLAACLVFGMGEALVTSSSAALVADMCRDRRFGAAMGAFGTIFDVGHASGPICAGLLIGWGGYQVSFPLLAVFIFLSIPVFLRNVPSHD is encoded by the coding sequence ATGCGAGATTTCACTAGCCTGTGCACAGTGGGTTTTCTTGCCCGTTTTTCCTATGCACTGGTCAGAAACCCTATGCTGCCGCTCTTCGCTCTCTTTTTGGGGGCAGGGCCGGAGGCCGTAGGGCTGGCTGTCGGCATTTCCACGGTTACTGGTATTCTATTCAAGTTGCCCGCTGGCGCGCTTTCAGACGTGGTGGGCAGAAGGCGCACCATGCTGGCTGGTCTTGTTGTGTTTGGGCTCATGCCCTTTGCCTATTTTTTTATCGATTCATACCGGGCGTTGATTGTTGTTCGCTTTCTGCATGGCTTGGCAACTGCAATTTATGGCCCTGTGGCTATGGCCGTGGTGGCCGAGGTGGCTGGTTCACGCCGTGGCGAGCTGCTCTCGTGGTTTTCATCAGTAGGCATAATCGGCACCCTGCTGGGCGCGCCCATTGGCGGGCTGATACTTGATGTGAGCGCCAGCGGCGGGCCTGTACTGTGGCAATTCCGTATGGTTTTTGCCCTTAGTGCCGTTTCTGGCATGGCGGCCCTGCTGCTGGGCCTTAAAACTCTGGGCCGCGATGCCCCGTCCGAAACGGAGCCAGCGGCAGGGTCGGGCTTGCAGCGCTTTCGTCAGGGTACCGCCGAGGTGCTCTCTGACAGGCGGCTGGTGACGGCCTCTGCCGTCGAGGGCGTGCAAAATATGGGCATGGGCGCGCTAGAGGCATTTTTACCCATATATGCTGTTACAGTGGTGGGCTTGTCGGAGTTTCAGGCTGGCCTGCTGTGGGGGGTGCAGATATTTGTAACCATGCTCAGCAAGCCCCTGCTTGGGAAAATGTCGGACTCGCGCGGCAGGCGCGGCTTGATAGTGGTTGGTTTGATCTTGTGCGGCGGCGCGCTTGGCGCGATTCCCTTTTTGCATGCATTTTTGTCTTTGCTGGCGGCTTGCCTTGTATTTGGCATGGGCGAAGCGCTCGTTACGTCTTCTTCCGCAGCCCTGGTGGCAGATATGTGCCGCGACCGCCGTTTTGGGGCTGCAATGGGAGCTTTTGGAACAATTTTTGATGTCGGGCACGCGTCCGGCCCCATTTGTGCGGGCCTGCTCATTGGCTGGGGAGGGTATCAAGTGAGCTTTCCCTTGCTGGCAGTTTTTATCTTTTTGTCGATTCCTGTTTTTTTACGGAATGTTCCATCACATGATTGA
- a CDS encoding DUF2148 domain-containing protein translates to MKDTAIHVAQLMAASARTAPKAGGKDFLEIGVIHMDDDLQKIAQTMKAYAPKSTNEAFWLRDAANIEKCQALVLVGLKNSACGGYDCGACGYPTCAEFMKKRKLDEKEMGYSGPFCALRMMDVGAALVAAAKTASLLNLDNRIQQRVGAAAKHLGLIDAEVVMGIPVGFYGKSIFFDRSAPKH, encoded by the coding sequence ATGAAAGACACAGCAATCCATGTTGCGCAGCTTATGGCCGCTTCTGCCCGCACCGCCCCCAAGGCAGGCGGCAAGGATTTTCTGGAAATCGGCGTTATTCATATGGACGATGATCTGCAAAAGATTGCCCAGACCATGAAGGCCTACGCGCCAAAAAGCACCAACGAGGCCTTTTGGCTGCGCGATGCCGCCAATATAGAAAAATGCCAGGCCTTGGTGCTGGTTGGGCTGAAAAACAGTGCGTGCGGCGGGTATGACTGCGGCGCATGCGGCTACCCCACCTGCGCGGAGTTTATGAAAAAGAGGAAGCTTGACGAAAAAGAGATGGGTTACTCCGGCCCCTTCTGCGCCCTGCGTATGATGGATGTGGGTGCGGCTCTGGTGGCTGCCGCCAAAACTGCCAGTCTGCTCAATCTGGACAACCGTATCCAGCAGCGTGTGGGTGCGGCGGCAAAACATCTGGGGCTTATCGATGCCGAGGTCGTCATGGGTATCCCCGTGGGCTTTTACGGTAAATCCATTTTCTTCGACCGTTCTGCGCCCAAACACTAG
- a CDS encoding chromate resistance protein ChrB domain-containing protein, whose product MNNKKWLFFSFSVPAKLQGFRVKIWRKINQLGAVQIKNSIYVLPATDHHQEQLTWMSKETDEQGGEFLIIVHGKLLHFSDAQIAAAFTQARDADYQVLGEEIRSVVAAVVSPDAPAMLRKLEKRLEAIQSIDFFPSGKGASLQKMLEEARSSLDAPRPVVPVVDAHRYRQKTWVTRANPYVDRLASFWLVKRFIDPAPRIVFLQESEAVPSGPDVVSFDMAHADFTHVGGLITFEVLVDAFGLTAQVPQRMREVIKAIDLEELDAAPVETPGIKRMLDGLVAADNDDHVRTEQALSFFDTLLASYTPTAPTGA is encoded by the coding sequence ATGAATAACAAAAAATGGCTCTTCTTTTCATTTTCCGTTCCGGCAAAGCTGCAAGGCTTTCGTGTGAAAATATGGCGAAAAATCAATCAATTGGGCGCAGTTCAAATAAAAAACTCCATCTATGTTCTACCCGCAACTGACCACCATCAGGAGCAGCTTACATGGATGAGCAAAGAGACTGACGAGCAGGGTGGGGAGTTTCTGATTATCGTGCACGGCAAACTGCTGCATTTTTCAGACGCGCAGATAGCCGCAGCCTTCACACAGGCGCGCGATGCTGATTACCAGGTTCTGGGTGAGGAAATCCGGAGTGTTGTCGCTGCTGTAGTGTCACCTGACGCGCCAGCCATGCTCCGAAAACTTGAAAAAAGACTTGAGGCCATACAGTCCATCGATTTTTTCCCCAGTGGCAAAGGAGCGAGTTTGCAAAAAATGCTGGAGGAAGCACGGAGCAGCCTCGATGCCCCCCGGCCTGTGGTTCCTGTAGTTGATGCCCATCGTTACCGTCAAAAAACATGGGTGACCCGCGCCAACCCCTATGTGGACAGGCTTGCGTCATTTTGGCTGGTGAAGCGCTTTATTGATCCGGCCCCACGCATCGTGTTTCTGCAAGAATCAGAGGCAGTGCCCTCTGGGCCAGACGTTGTTTCATTTGATATGGCCCATGCCGACTTTACGCACGTGGGCGGGCTTATTACCTTTGAAGTGCTTGTTGATGCCTTTGGTTTGACTGCGCAGGTCCCACAAAGGATGCGCGAGGTCATAAAGGCAATTGACCTTGAAGAGCTGGATGCTGCCCCGGTTGAAACCCCTGGCATCAAACGCATGCTCGACGGGTTGGTTGCAGCCGATAATGATGACCACGTTCGCACAGAGCAGGCTCTTTCTTTTTTTGACACCCTGCTGGCCTCATACACCCCAACCGCACCCACAGGAGCGTGA